A window of Cydia fagiglandana chromosome Z, ilCydFagi1.1, whole genome shotgun sequence genomic DNA:
TCTCTCCCCCTTAAGCTAGCTACccggtataataatttaaaatctaaTTAAACGATTTCCCATCATAGAACACAACCACAAACATAAACACAACTAGTACTACTTACTGACTAACGCTACACTTACTTAGCTAGCTACCTTTGGGCCCGCTTCCAAGCGCGCAACGCACGGGCGGAAGCATCGGGCGGTGGCGCGGCCGGAGCATCCACCGGTGGCGTCAGGACACCCGCGCTAGCGGGAAAGTGCTCCGTCTGAGGCTGCTCTGGTGCTGCCATAACTTCACCGTCCGATGCATCCTCAAACGCTTCGTCAGCACCCACTTCGGGCATATTAACACGCGCATTCAATTGTTCATCCGGATTACAAACACTTGCACGTGAAAGTGAAAATCGGTCTTTATTGGCCGGAATTATTTGATCAACATGCCTTCGCCATTCGATTCCCTGACCCATATCAACCGTATAAGAAACCGGACCAGTTTGCGACTTGATCCTACCTTCCGACCATTTCTCCCCTCTTAAAGTGTAGTCACGCGCGAAAACCACGTCCCCAACATTGACGGAGCGTGGTGTACCGCCAGCCGACGTCACCTGACGTTCCTGCGCGGCTTGCACGCCGGCGGCGCGGTCAGGGCGTAAGGCGTCCAGCCGCCCGCGCAGCCGACGCCGCATCAGGGCTACGGCCGGAGACACACCAGTAGTCGCATGCTCACAGTTACGATATTGGAAAAGAAACGTATTAATAGCGGTAGGTACGTCCGCGCCTTCGTGCAGAGCTCTTTTGATAgcttttttaattgtttttaccgCATTTTCAGCGGCACCGTTGCCTTGTGGCCTGTATGGTGCTGACGTAACGTGTTTAATACAATTTTCTACACAAAATTTCTTAAACTCATTAGATAAGAATGGCGGACCATTGTCGGTCACGAGCTGCTCAGGAAAGCCAAACCGTGCAAATATGGCTCGGAATGCTAGAATAGTTGTACGAGCGTCCGTGTTTCTCATCAAAATAGCTTCTATCCACTTCGAATGTGAATCAACTACAATTAAGTATCGCTTTCCACCACAATCAGCAAAGTCCGCATGCAGTCTACTCCACGGATTCAACGGGTACTCCCATGGATGCAGCGGCGCGTGCGGTGGCGCGTCCCGTACCGCGCGACACGCGCTGCACGCGCGGCAAATCGCCTCAATATCTCCATCAATACCCGGCCAGTATACATAATGACGAGAAATGTTTTTCATCTTGTGTGTACCCAAGTGCCCTTCATGCAATTCATCTAACACCCGCTTTCGAATAACCTGTGGAATCACTATACGATACTTGTAAACCAAACAACCCATATCAGCGAACAAATCACTCTTCCTTGAAAAATAAGCCTTCTCTTCCTCACAGCTCGCGACAGACGGCCACCCAAACAGAACATAGCCAAAAATTCTATTTAACACGGAATCCTTCTGCGTTTCATTGGCCACCTCTTTGAAACTAACTGGTAATGAATCTTCAACTAATTGAACATAGCTTACAGCCTCCGAGGCGCGGCCCTCGCATGGCAGTGGCAGGCGGGAGAGAGCATCGGCCGGCCCATTATCTACGGAACGCACAAACTACTGAAAAATCGTAAGCCGCTAGGCGCGCAGCCCACCTCTGCAAGCGACTTGCAGCCGTCTGAGGAATTCCACTCTTCTTCCCAAAAATATAACTTAACTGCTTATGATCGGTTCTGAGTGTGAAGCGTCTTCCGAAAAGGTAT
This region includes:
- the LOC134679289 gene encoding uncharacterized protein K02A2.6-like; this translates as MKNISRHYVYWPGIDGDIEAICRACSACRAVRDAPPHAPLHPWEYPLNPWSRLHADFADCGGKRYLIVVDSHSKWIEAILMRNTDARTTILAFRAIFARFGFPEQLVTDNGPPFLSNEFKKFCVENCIKHVTSAPYRPQGNGAAENAVKTIKKAIKRALHEGADVPTAINTFLFQYRNCEHATTGVSPAVALMRRRLRGRLDALRPDRAAGVQAAQERQVTSAGGTPRSVNVGDVVFARDYTLRGEKWSEGRIKSQTGPVSYTVDMGQGIEWRRHVDQIIPANKDRFSLSRASVCNPDEQLNARVNMPEVGADEAFEDASDGEVMAAPEQPQTEHFPASAGVLTPPVDAPAAPPPDASARALRAWKRAQR